Proteins from one Ornithobacterium rhinotracheale genomic window:
- a CDS encoding YceD family protein → MDKIKNYDVQFSGLKEGEHQFKFEIKQSFFDLFTFEQEFQKPNIQVDLNLIKKSTFLELQFKLNGEVELICDITNEPYTQPIDGEMEIVVKFGEDFDDSDDEVLILPHGEYKVNVAQLIFELTLLSIPLKHINPDVDSEEMIEALDLLDQYAPEDDDYEDFDEEVDDDEEDIDPRWNKLKDLLE, encoded by the coding sequence ATGGACAAAATCAAGAATTACGATGTTCAATTCTCTGGTTTAAAAGAGGGGGAGCATCAATTTAAGTTTGAAATAAAACAATCGTTCTTTGATTTATTTACTTTTGAACAAGAATTTCAAAAGCCAAATATTCAAGTAGATTTAAATTTAATTAAAAAATCTACATTTTTAGAATTACAATTTAAGCTCAATGGCGAAGTAGAGTTAATCTGCGACATTACCAACGAGCCATACACACAGCCAATTGATGGTGAAATGGAAATTGTAGTGAAATTTGGTGAAGATTTCGATGATTCAGACGACGAAGTTTTGATTCTTCCGCATGGAGAATACAAAGTAAATGTAGCTCAATTAATATTTGAACTTACATTGCTTAGCATTCCGCTTAAACACATTAATCCAGATGTAGATTCTGAGGAAATGATAGAAGCACTCGATTTGCTAGACCAGTATGCTCCAGAGGACGATGATTACGAAGACTTTGATGAAGAAGTAGATGATGATGAGGAAGATATTGACCCTAGATGGAATAAATTAAAAGATTTACTAGAATAA
- the rpmF gene encoding 50S ribosomal protein L32: MAHPKRRQSTTRRDKRRTHYKAEVPTLTTDPTTGEMHLRHRAHWSDGKLYYRGKVVLEKETQEVSED; the protein is encoded by the coding sequence ATGGCACATCCTAAGAGACGACAGTCAACCACAAGAAGAGATAAAAGAAGAACTCACTATAAAGCTGAGGTTCCTACACTTACAACTGATCCTACAACTGGTGAAATGCACTTGAGACACAGAGCACACTGGAGCGATGGTAAACTTTACTACCGCGGAAAAGTAGTTTTAGAAAAAGAGACTCAAGAGGTTTCTGAGGACTAA
- the accB gene encoding acetyl-CoA carboxylase biotin carboxyl carrier protein, producing the protein MDKKEIRELITFVSESGVSEVKLKTDKFEIEIKNPQQAPVQYQVASPVPAPVATPAPAPQAAAPQAAAPAPASEEADNYLTIKSPMIGTFYRKPSPDKDVFVNVGDTVKAGDVVCVIEAMKLFNEIESEIQGKIVKVLAEDSTPVEYDQPLFLVDPNA; encoded by the coding sequence ATGGACAAGAAAGAAATAAGAGAATTAATCACTTTTGTATCCGAGTCTGGCGTGTCTGAAGTAAAACTTAAGACCGATAAATTCGAGATCGAAATCAAAAATCCACAACAAGCGCCTGTTCAATATCAAGTGGCAAGCCCTGTGCCAGCACCTGTTGCTACGCCTGCTCCTGCGCCACAAGCGGCCGCTCCACAGGCAGCTGCGCCAGCTCCGGCATCAGAAGAAGCGGATAATTATTTAACGATAAAATCTCCGATGATTGGAACATTCTACCGCAAACCAAGCCCAGATAAAGATGTATTTGTGAATGTGGGAGACACCGTAAAAGCTGGAGATGTAGTTTGTGTGATAGAGGCGATGAAACTCTTCAACGAAATAGAATCTGAAATTCAAGGAAAAATCGTAAAAGTTTTGGCAGAAGACTCTACGCCAGTAGAATATGATCAGCCATTATTTTTAGTAGATCCAAACGCTTAA
- the accC gene encoding acetyl-CoA carboxylase biotin carboxylase subunit: protein MFNKILIANRGEIAMRIIRTCKEMGIKTVAVYSTADADSLAVRFADEAVCIGPPNSKDSYLNIPNIIAAAEITNADAIHPGYGFLSENAHFSRTCQKHGFKFIGALPEHIERMGDKATAKSTMIEAGVPVVPGSEGILESVEEARKTAEKIGYPVMLKATAGGGGKGMRAVFDESELEKAYESAVMEATAAFGNGGMYMEKLILEPRHIEIQIAGDQYGKACHLSERDCSVQRRHQKLMEETPSPFMTPEMREKMGEAAVKAAEYIGYEGVGTVEFLVDKDRNFYFMEMNTRIQVEHPITEQIIDFDLVKEQILLAAGERISGQNYLPKMHSIECRINAEDPYKGFRPVPGKIKHLNIPGGNGVRIDTHIYAGYQIPPNYDSMVAKLITTARTREEAIAKMSRALDEFYIDGIKTTIPFHRQLMDDPRFREGNYTTKFMEDFQMDEKYANED from the coding sequence ATGTTCAATAAAATATTAATTGCAAATCGTGGCGAAATTGCGATGCGAATCATTAGAACTTGCAAGGAAATGGGAATTAAAACCGTTGCCGTGTATTCTACCGCAGATGCCGATAGCTTAGCCGTGCGATTTGCCGATGAGGCGGTATGTATAGGTCCGCCCAATTCAAAAGATTCATATCTTAATATTCCAAACATTATTGCAGCGGCAGAAATTACCAATGCCGATGCCATTCACCCAGGATATGGGTTTTTATCTGAAAACGCACATTTCTCAAGAACTTGCCAGAAACATGGTTTTAAATTCATAGGTGCATTGCCAGAGCACATCGAGCGCATGGGGGATAAGGCTACTGCAAAATCTACAATGATAGAGGCTGGAGTTCCCGTAGTGCCAGGTTCAGAAGGGATTTTGGAATCCGTAGAAGAAGCGCGTAAAACTGCAGAGAAAATTGGCTATCCCGTTATGTTGAAAGCCACTGCAGGTGGGGGAGGAAAAGGAATGCGTGCCGTTTTTGATGAATCGGAATTAGAAAAAGCATACGAATCCGCTGTGATGGAAGCTACTGCAGCTTTTGGAAATGGCGGAATGTATATGGAAAAACTCATTTTAGAGCCACGCCACATCGAAATCCAAATAGCAGGCGACCAATACGGAAAAGCTTGTCACTTATCGGAAAGAGACTGTTCTGTTCAGCGTCGTCACCAGAAATTGATGGAGGAAACTCCTTCGCCATTTATGACACCAGAAATGAGAGAAAAAATGGGAGAAGCTGCTGTAAAAGCGGCTGAATACATCGGGTACGAAGGTGTAGGAACTGTTGAGTTTTTGGTAGATAAAGACAGAAACTTCTACTTTATGGAAATGAATACGCGTATCCAAGTAGAGCACCCAATTACCGAACAAATCATTGATTTTGATTTGGTTAAAGAACAAATTCTTTTGGCAGCAGGTGAGCGTATTTCAGGGCAAAACTATTTGCCAAAAATGCACAGTATCGAGTGTCGTATCAACGCAGAGGATCCATATAAAGGATTTAGACCCGTGCCAGGAAAAATCAAACATTTGAACATTCCAGGGGGGAACGGAGTTCGTATCGATACACACATCTATGCAGGATACCAAATTCCGCCAAATTACGATTCTATGGTGGCTAAATTAATTACTACTGCGCGTACGCGTGAAGAAGCGATTGCTAAAATGAGCCGTGCGCTGGATGAATTTTACATCGATGGAATCAAGACAACTATTCCGTTCCACAGACAATTGATGGACGACCCAAGATTCCGTGAAGGAAATTACACTACCAAGTTTATGGAAGATTTCCAAATGGATGAAAAATATGCAAACGAAGATTAA
- a CDS encoding DMT family transporter, translating to MHKKSFLSQLLSNKWFLLAILSITWGSSFILIKKSLEAFTAIQVGALRGVIAGLSLLPIALRGISKLTWKDTIWVSLSGFVGNFLPLFLFPIAQTQVDSSTAGVLDSLIPIFILILNFLIFGQRSKNRQIIGAIIGFIGAGILSFSGESTGSSHFWYAMLIVFACACYAMGSLITEKKLAHIKAEKISALVYSIWMIPSAIILLFCDFQPLSKQALYEGLGYVSLLSIVGTAVAYILFYKLLKTSSPIFASTVSYLMPLVAVFWGILDGEKFNFWHIFSGAMILFSIYLINEKKSNKKALV from the coding sequence ATGCATAAAAAATCATTTTTAAGTCAATTATTGAGCAACAAATGGTTTCTTTTAGCCATTTTATCCATCACTTGGGGCTCCTCTTTTATTTTAATTAAAAAATCTTTAGAAGCATTTACAGCGATACAAGTAGGTGCTCTAAGAGGCGTAATTGCGGGGTTATCCCTATTACCCATTGCTTTGCGAGGCATTTCTAAACTCACTTGGAAAGACACCATATGGGTGAGTCTTTCGGGATTTGTGGGGAATTTCCTCCCACTATTTTTGTTTCCCATTGCACAAACACAAGTGGATAGTTCCACGGCGGGCGTTTTGGATTCTTTGATTCCGATTTTTATTTTAATACTTAATTTTTTAATCTTTGGGCAAAGAAGTAAAAATCGACAAATCATCGGAGCGATTATCGGATTCATCGGAGCAGGAATTTTAAGTTTCAGTGGAGAAAGCACAGGCTCTAGCCATTTCTGGTATGCTATGCTCATTGTGTTTGCTTGTGCGTGCTATGCCATGGGAAGTCTTATCACCGAAAAGAAGTTAGCGCACATCAAAGCAGAAAAAATCAGTGCATTGGTGTATTCAATTTGGATGATTCCTTCGGCAATTATATTGCTTTTTTGTGATTTTCAGCCACTTTCAAAGCAAGCGTTGTACGAGGGATTGGGCTATGTGAGTTTGCTCTCTATCGTGGGAACAGCGGTTGCGTATATTTTGTTTTACAAATTATTGAAAACCTCTTCGCCTATTTTTGCCTCAACGGTTTCTTATTTAATGCCACTTGTGGCGGTATTCTGGGGTATTCTAGACGGCGAAAAATTCAATTTTTGGCATATTTTCAGCGGCGCGATGATTCTCTTTAGTATTTATTTAATTAATGAAAAGAAGTCTAATAAAAAAGCCTTAGTGTAA
- a CDS encoding ABC transporter permease has protein sequence MNWFPVKLASRYIFSGKNAIEVNVISWIAFLALGFVTTCLIVILSVFSGLEDINIQFYSNINPDIKVEPSQGKSFKISPKTLEKIQETQGVKTICPVVEERAFAEFLGKKHIVTVKGIDERFNSIFGLDSMVLYGQPLDFKEPDYINIGTNVSTRLSLFPDTENAVKLLVPKPGEGLITNPDEAFNHVEAYATGIFRINDKYSDFIFMNLPLAQKLLDYAPNQYSALEITTDGNNQSIQNALKKELGDKFQVLTRKELNAAFMKMINTENLVIYLIFILILCIASFNLAGSVAILILNKKSQSETLRSLGLSQKNLKKSFFYTGLLISLYALGLGLILGTILLLLQKYYGLVYISDFLAFPVKLTWENYFISIFSVLFIGSVVSYFVSRKV, from the coding sequence ATGAATTGGTTTCCGGTAAAATTAGCCAGCCGTTACATTTTCTCAGGAAAAAACGCCATAGAAGTGAATGTGATTTCATGGATTGCGTTTCTTGCCTTGGGCTTTGTTACGACTTGTTTAATCGTAATTTTATCGGTTTTTTCGGGCTTAGAAGACATTAATATTCAGTTTTACAGCAACATTAATCCCGATATAAAGGTGGAGCCTAGCCAAGGTAAATCTTTTAAAATTTCGCCCAAAACGCTTGAAAAAATCCAAGAAACACAAGGTGTAAAAACGATTTGCCCCGTGGTAGAAGAGCGTGCTTTTGCAGAGTTTTTAGGCAAAAAACATATCGTAACTGTAAAAGGAATCGATGAGCGATTTAATTCTATTTTTGGGCTAGATTCTATGGTGCTTTATGGGCAGCCTCTAGATTTTAAAGAGCCAGACTACATCAACATCGGCACCAATGTTTCGACGCGACTAAGCCTTTTCCCCGACACCGAAAATGCTGTGAAACTTCTGGTGCCCAAACCTGGCGAAGGGCTTATTACCAATCCAGACGAAGCCTTTAACCATGTAGAGGCGTATGCGACGGGCATCTTTAGAATCAATGACAAATACAGCGATTTTATTTTCATGAATTTGCCGCTTGCTCAAAAGCTTTTGGACTATGCCCCGAATCAATATTCGGCATTGGAAATCACAACCGATGGGAATAACCAAAGTATTCAAAATGCACTGAAAAAGGAACTGGGCGACAAATTCCAAGTGCTCACGCGCAAAGAGCTTAATGCTGCTTTTATGAAAATGATTAATACCGAAAATTTAGTAATCTACTTGATTTTCATATTGATTCTTTGTATCGCTTCGTTTAATTTAGCAGGCTCTGTGGCGATTTTAATCCTGAATAAAAAGAGCCAGTCCGAAACGCTGAGATCATTAGGTTTAAGCCAGAAAAACCTTAAAAAATCGTTTTTTTACACAGGATTACTCATCAGTTTATACGCACTAGGCTTGGGGCTTATCCTCGGAACGATTTTGCTTTTACTCCAAAAATATTATGGCTTGGTTTACATTTCCGATTTCTTGGCATTTCCCGTAAAACTCACTTGGGAAAATTATTTCATTAGCATTTTCAGTGTTTTATTCATAGGAAGTGTGGTTTCATATTTTGTAAGCCGAAAAGTTTAA
- the rbfA gene encoding 30S ribosome-binding factor RbfA: MESNRLHKVNQLLQQELAEIFRVEGNKMKQGLLVSVTEVRTTSDLSIAKTYISVFPTQYREEVLKTIVDNKSYFRKLLGERVGKQMRIVPDLQFYSDESLDQVDAIERELKGKGNNPIL, from the coding sequence TTGGAAAGTAACAGATTACATAAAGTCAATCAATTATTACAACAAGAACTTGCCGAGATTTTCCGTGTGGAAGGCAATAAAATGAAACAAGGGTTGCTCGTGAGCGTAACGGAAGTGCGCACTACTAGCGATCTTTCTATCGCCAAAACCTACATCAGCGTTTTCCCTACTCAGTATCGTGAAGAGGTGCTTAAAACCATTGTAGATAACAAAAGCTATTTCCGCAAATTGCTGGGCGAGCGTGTGGGCAAACAAATGAGAATTGTGCCTGATTTACAATTTTATAGCGACGAATCGCTTGACCAAGTAGATGCCATAGAGCGTGAATTGAAAGGTAAAGGAAATAACCCGATTTTATAA